The following coding sequences lie in one Panicum virgatum strain AP13 chromosome 6N, P.virgatum_v5, whole genome shotgun sequence genomic window:
- the LOC120679361 gene encoding uncharacterized protein LOC120679361 isoform X3 yields the protein MATRPRRVRNLNLPEVEDVEPAEDEHDNSAENENNENLQCPPDIDGLLARMPRYHPRSPIKIIWPNGEVRQVLGDFTISNLLELEGGKVIVGTDENGVPNERSASILGQHLGQIAEKPSLAPLHIQRWDNALFKTHKEQIIKDVEEKFDFPRSTRQLSRDWILRTVNNRWRAYKSKLKKQYFNPEDRSLDEIIKGKPPTVNEHQWRALVGFWCQESHKKLCATNSRSAKEQKNTHTTGRKSHARLKKEMEDKKKRKVHRLELWEVAHKKKNGRYTTDKVETLVDASFEELQKRKENNNGDLSAQDFNEVFNEIVAKELKARGYYGDKYWSQMRVSQGVTFVTPTEEEIRYQEKVNAMENKMHHMTGLMKHWLAFMSKNFQKRIS from the exons ATGGCAACAAGGCCTCGAAGAGTAAGGAACTTGAACCTCCCAGAAGTAGAAGATGTAGAACCTGCTGAGGATGAGCATGACAATTCAGCGGAGAATGAGAACAATGAAAATTTACAGTGTCCTCCTGATATTGATGGTTTATTAGCTCGCATGCCACGCTACCATCCTCGAAGTCCAATTAAGATAATAT GGCCAAATGGAGAGGTGCGGCAAGTTTTAGGTGATTTCACAATTTCAAATCTATTGGAATTAGAAGGAGGAAAGGTAATTGTTGGGACTGATGAAAATGGAGTCCCAAATGAAAGGTCAGCCTCCATTCTTGGTCAACACCTTGGACAAATAGCAGAAAAGCCATCATTAGCTCCTTTACACATTCAAAGATGGGACAATGCTCTGTTCAAGACACACAAGGAACAAATAATCAAGGATGTTGAG GAAAAGTTTGACTTCCCTCGCTCAACTAGACAGCTCTCAAGGGATTGGATCCTAAGGACTGTTAACAATAGATGGAGAGCCTACAAATCTAAGTTGAAGAAACAATATTTCAATCCTGAAGATAGATCTCTAGATGAAATCATAAAAGGGAAACCACCAACTGTAAATGAACATCAATGGAGAGCTCTTGTTGGATTTTGGTGCCAGGAATCACATAAG AAACTATGTGCCACAAACTCCCGATCTGCAAAAGAACAGAAGAATACCCACACAACAGGGCGAAAAAGCCATGCTAGGCTGAAAAAAGAGATG GaagacaaaaagaaaagaaaggttcATAGGCTAGAATTGTGGGAGGTTGCTCATAAAAAAAAGAATGGTAGATACACTACTGACAAAGTAGAGACATTAGTG GATGCATCTTTTGAGGAATTacaaaaaaggaaagagaacaaCAATGGTGATctttcagctcaagattttAATGAGGTGTTCAATGAGATAGTTGCTAAGGAGTTAAAAGCACGTGGGTACTATGGTGATAAGTATTGGAGTCAAATGCGAGTTTCTCAAGGTGTAACCTTTGTTACTCCAACTGAGGAAGAAATTAGGTACCAAGAGAAAGTAAATGCAATGGAGAATAAGATGCACCACATGACTGGTCTGATGAAGCACTGGCTTGCTTTCATGTCAAAAAATTTCCAGAAGAGGATTTCATAA
- the LOC120679361 gene encoding uncharacterized protein LOC120679361 isoform X1, producing MFLLSSDVYAEKIMATRPRRVRNLNLPEVEDVEPAEDEHDNSAENENNENLQCPPDIDGLLARMPRYHPRSPIKIIWPNGEVRQVLGDFTISNLLELEGGKVIVGTDENGVPNERSASILGQHLGQIAEKPSLAPLHIQRWDNALFKTHKEQIIKDVEEKFDFPRSTRQLSRDWILRTVNNRWRAYKSKLKKQYFNPEDRSLDEIIKGKPPTVNEHQWRALVGFWCQESHKKLCATNSRSAKEQKNTHTTGRKSHARLKKEMEDKKKRKVHRLELWEVAHKKKNGRYTTDKVETLVDASFEELQKRKENNNGDLSAQDFNEVFNEIVAKELKARGYYGDKYWSQMRVSQGVTFVTPTEEEIRYQEKVNAMENKMHHMTGLMKHWLAFMSKNFQKRIS from the exons ATGTTTCTCTTGAGCTCCGATGTATATGCAGAGAAAATCATGGCAACAAGGCCTCGAAGAGTAAGGAACTTGAACCTCCCAGAAGTAGAAGATGTAGAACCTGCTGAGGATGAGCATGACAATTCAGCGGAGAATGAGAACAATGAAAATTTACAGTGTCCTCCTGATATTGATGGTTTATTAGCTCGCATGCCACGCTACCATCCTCGAAGTCCAATTAAGATAATAT GGCCAAATGGAGAGGTGCGGCAAGTTTTAGGTGATTTCACAATTTCAAATCTATTGGAATTAGAAGGAGGAAAGGTAATTGTTGGGACTGATGAAAATGGAGTCCCAAATGAAAGGTCAGCCTCCATTCTTGGTCAACACCTTGGACAAATAGCAGAAAAGCCATCATTAGCTCCTTTACACATTCAAAGATGGGACAATGCTCTGTTCAAGACACACAAGGAACAAATAATCAAGGATGTTGAG GAAAAGTTTGACTTCCCTCGCTCAACTAGACAGCTCTCAAGGGATTGGATCCTAAGGACTGTTAACAATAGATGGAGAGCCTACAAATCTAAGTTGAAGAAACAATATTTCAATCCTGAAGATAGATCTCTAGATGAAATCATAAAAGGGAAACCACCAACTGTAAATGAACATCAATGGAGAGCTCTTGTTGGATTTTGGTGCCAGGAATCACATAAG AAACTATGTGCCACAAACTCCCGATCTGCAAAAGAACAGAAGAATACCCACACAACAGGGCGAAAAAGCCATGCTAGGCTGAAAAAAGAGATG GaagacaaaaagaaaagaaaggttcATAGGCTAGAATTGTGGGAGGTTGCTCATAAAAAAAAGAATGGTAGATACACTACTGACAAAGTAGAGACATTAGTG GATGCATCTTTTGAGGAATTacaaaaaaggaaagagaacaaCAATGGTGATctttcagctcaagattttAATGAGGTGTTCAATGAGATAGTTGCTAAGGAGTTAAAAGCACGTGGGTACTATGGTGATAAGTATTGGAGTCAAATGCGAGTTTCTCAAGGTGTAACCTTTGTTACTCCAACTGAGGAAGAAATTAGGTACCAAGAGAAAGTAAATGCAATGGAGAATAAGATGCACCACATGACTGGTCTGATGAAGCACTGGCTTGCTTTCATGTCAAAAAATTTCCAGAAGAGGATTTCATAA
- the LOC120679361 gene encoding uncharacterized protein LOC120679361 isoform X2 yields the protein MFLLSSDVYAEKIMATRPRRVRNLNLPEVEDVEPAEDEHDNSAENENNENLQCPPDIDGLLARMPRYHPRSPRPNGEVRQVLGDFTISNLLELEGGKVIVGTDENGVPNERSASILGQHLGQIAEKPSLAPLHIQRWDNALFKTHKEQIIKDVEEKFDFPRSTRQLSRDWILRTVNNRWRAYKSKLKKQYFNPEDRSLDEIIKGKPPTVNEHQWRALVGFWCQESHKKLCATNSRSAKEQKNTHTTGRKSHARLKKEMEDKKKRKVHRLELWEVAHKKKNGRYTTDKVETLVDASFEELQKRKENNNGDLSAQDFNEVFNEIVAKELKARGYYGDKYWSQMRVSQGVTFVTPTEEEIRYQEKVNAMENKMHHMTGLMKHWLAFMSKNFQKRIS from the exons ATGTTTCTCTTGAGCTCCGATGTATATGCAGAGAAAATCATGGCAACAAGGCCTCGAAGAGTAAGGAACTTGAACCTCCCAGAAGTAGAAGATGTAGAACCTGCTGAGGATGAGCATGACAATTCAGCGGAGAATGAGAACAATGAAAATTTACAGTGTCCTCCTGATATTGATGGTTTATTAGCTCGCATGCCACGCTACCATCCTCGAAGTCCAA GGCCAAATGGAGAGGTGCGGCAAGTTTTAGGTGATTTCACAATTTCAAATCTATTGGAATTAGAAGGAGGAAAGGTAATTGTTGGGACTGATGAAAATGGAGTCCCAAATGAAAGGTCAGCCTCCATTCTTGGTCAACACCTTGGACAAATAGCAGAAAAGCCATCATTAGCTCCTTTACACATTCAAAGATGGGACAATGCTCTGTTCAAGACACACAAGGAACAAATAATCAAGGATGTTGAG GAAAAGTTTGACTTCCCTCGCTCAACTAGACAGCTCTCAAGGGATTGGATCCTAAGGACTGTTAACAATAGATGGAGAGCCTACAAATCTAAGTTGAAGAAACAATATTTCAATCCTGAAGATAGATCTCTAGATGAAATCATAAAAGGGAAACCACCAACTGTAAATGAACATCAATGGAGAGCTCTTGTTGGATTTTGGTGCCAGGAATCACATAAG AAACTATGTGCCACAAACTCCCGATCTGCAAAAGAACAGAAGAATACCCACACAACAGGGCGAAAAAGCCATGCTAGGCTGAAAAAAGAGATG GaagacaaaaagaaaagaaaggttcATAGGCTAGAATTGTGGGAGGTTGCTCATAAAAAAAAGAATGGTAGATACACTACTGACAAAGTAGAGACATTAGTG GATGCATCTTTTGAGGAATTacaaaaaaggaaagagaacaaCAATGGTGATctttcagctcaagattttAATGAGGTGTTCAATGAGATAGTTGCTAAGGAGTTAAAAGCACGTGGGTACTATGGTGATAAGTATTGGAGTCAAATGCGAGTTTCTCAAGGTGTAACCTTTGTTACTCCAACTGAGGAAGAAATTAGGTACCAAGAGAAAGTAAATGCAATGGAGAATAAGATGCACCACATGACTGGTCTGATGAAGCACTGGCTTGCTTTCATGTCAAAAAATTTCCAGAAGAGGATTTCATAA